Proteins co-encoded in one Cydia strobilella chromosome 14, ilCydStro3.1, whole genome shotgun sequence genomic window:
- the LOC134747446 gene encoding uncharacterized protein LOC134747446 — MTASARTLGTSAGPAQRAAPALAAAGGAAGSARPAAGPYTPRSVRTLVDQGAQTTLISESCVQRLGLPRYSAPTGTTLTGIGGEVQPRGYVLCEVTPHNKPEPKLHIEAYILADLTSYTAYIPKSIGNIHKFQHLQNLDLADPELRSTRPVELILGSDYLDSILLLDNIKGPPGTPVAINSIFGYLIGGPISYESMKRLSVNLSTCQLDMKLQRFWELESIPEHPHLTKDELRCESIFVDTHTRDANGKYTVSLPFKENAPPLGESRAIALSRLTKLEARLSRDPALRENYNKCIQEYLDLGHMEPVTDSASPGTPPYYLPHHVVVKSSTSTTITAKSTKYRIVYDASCKTTSGRSLNDNLLTGQKLQQDISDILLKYRLHKIVFTADLKMMYRYIGLCKEHRDFHRILWRFSPHDPVKEYRMCSVTFGVASAPFLALRTLRQLAIDEAANFPLASQVLLNEVFVDDVVTGVDTVEDAITLQHQLTSICKAGTFELRKWTSNSSEFLSHLSDDASIHDDALILSALDTDASVKVLGLKWNPKSDVFSYQTDGVANSRKCTKRIMLAEIAKIYDPLGFLSPVTVFVKHLIQLLWVSGSGWDAAPPQGICDLWFRFIDELPLLQDIALPRHVLPSTHQVSLHGFSDASEKAYAACVYIRVVDSNGAISTHLLIGKTKIAPLKRLTTPRLELCGAHLLSKLIKKVLTAYSSRLSFDQVYAWSDSTITLAWLRSSPDKWRTYVSNRIAETTSNVPASHWNHVQSADNPADPASRGVLPSQLNHQLWFTGPAWLSKNESEWPKTNVVCHTDEERRKHVLLTQTNEPKSLEFIERFSSLPRMLRVISYMLRFVNKCRKANSPTTIHVTVPETKQALSRIISLVQSECFSEDISRLKDDDRCTKRLQKLKPFLDDAGLLRVGGRINRANVPTEEGSTKPPCQATPKRHDNHHHDMELTIIIDGMEVTLAGPFHVVQSLQVTITSSGQRTVRVVTDNSSSSHGNITAEKQPGVAQQTTWMPVEEGAGSPTQQFIN, encoded by the exons ATGACCGCGTCCGCGCGTACTTTAGGTACTTCCGCGGGGCCTGCGCAGCGCGCGGCGCCCGCGCTCGCTGCGGCTGGCGGAGCGGCCGGCTCGGCCCGCCCAGCTGCG GGGCCTTACACGCCGCGGTCCGTTCGCACCCTTGTGGATCAAGGTGCGCAGACCACGCTCATTTCTGAGTCGTGCGTCCAACGTCTCGGCCTGCCGCGGTACTCCGCTCCCACGGGCACCACTCTCACCGGTATTGGTGGCGAAGTCCAGCCACGTGGTTACGTGTTGTGCGAGGTCACACCTCACAACAAACCCGAGCCGAAGCTTCACATCGAAGCTTATATCTTAGCTGACTTGACAAGCTACACTGCTTATATTCCTAAATCAATTGGGAATATTCATAAGTTTCAACACCTTCAAAATCTTGATCTAGCGGACCCAGAACTGCGCTCAACGCGGCCTGTTGAACTGATACTGGGATCTGATTATCTTGATAGCATACTGCTACTGGATAATATCAAGGGTCCACCGGGCACACCCGTGGCCATTAACAGCATTTTTGGTTATCTGATAGGTGGTCCAATTTCATATGAAAGTATGAAACGATTAAGTGTCAACTTGAGTACTTGCCAACTTGACATGAAACTTCAAAGGTTCTGGGAGTTGGAATCCATACCAGAACATCCACATCTTACAAAAGATGAATTACGCTGTGAGTCGATCTTCGTCGATACTCACACACGAGATGCAAATGGGAAATATACAGTTTCCCTACCCTTCAAGGAGAATGCTCCGCCCTTGGGCGAGTCTCGTGCTATAGCTCTCTCACGCTTAACTAAACTAGAGGCACGCCTGTCTCGCGACCCTGCCTTGCGTGAGAACTATAATAAATGTATCCAAGAATACTTAGACTTGGGACATATGGAGCCAGTCACTGACTCAGCGAGTCCTGGCACTCCCCCCTACTATCTACCTCACCACGTCGTGGTGAAGAGTTCCACATCCACTACGATTACTGCGAAGAGTACGAAGTATCGTATTGTGTATGACGCTTCATGCAAGACTACATCAGGTCGTTCTCTTAACGATAATCTTCTCACTGGTCAGAAATTGCAGCAAGACATTTCTGATATTTTACTGAAGTACAGACTTCATAAAATAGTCTTTACGGCAGACCTCAAAATGATGTATCGCTACATCGGTCTTTGTAAAGAACACCGTGACTTCCATCGGATTCTTTGGAGATTCTCTCCCCATGATCCCGTAAAGGAATATCGTATGTGCTCTGTCACATTCGGCGTCGCTTCCGCGCCGTTCCTAGCTTTGCGAACACTTCGTCAATTAGCAATTGATGAAGCTGCTAACTTCCCACTTGCCTCGCAAGTACTCCTTAACGAAGTATTCGTTGATGATGTCGTTACTGGAGTTGATACGGTTGAAGATGCTATCACTCTTCAGCATCAACTAACTTCCATTTGTAAAGCAGGAACCTTCGAACTCCGCAAATGGACCAGTAACAGTTCTGAGTTTTTATCGCATTTAAGCGATGACGCTTCCATTCATGATGACGCTCTCATTTTGTCAGCACTTGACACTGACGCTTCTGTAAAAGTCTTAGGGCTTAAGTGGAACCCTAAATCTGACGTCTTTTCCTATCAAACGGATGGAGTGGCTAACTCACGCAAATGTACGAAACGTATAATGTTGGCAGAAATCGCTAAGATTTACGATCCCCTCGGATTTCTAAGTCCAGTGACCGTATTCGTGAAGCATTTAATCCAACTTTTATGGGTATCAGGCTCAGGTTGGGATGCTGCCCCTCCTCAGGGTATATGTGACTTGTGGTTTCGGTTCATCGACGAACTGCCGCTACTACAAGACATTGCGTTACCTCGTCATGTGCTTCCTAGCACACATCAAGTGTCACTTCATGGCTTTTCAGACGCATCTGAAAAGGCGTACGCCGCCTGCGTCTACATTCGTGTCGTTGACTCGAACGGTGCCATCAGCACCCACCTTCTCAtaggtaaaacaaaaattgCGCCTTTGAAACGGCTTACTACCCCTCGATTGGAGCTATGCGGTGCTCATCTATTgtcaaaattgataaaaaaggTCCTCACTGCTTACAGCAGTAGATTGTCTTTCGACCAAGTCTACGCTTGGTCCGATTCCACTATAACTCTTGCCTGGTTACGTTCGTCTCCAGACAAGTGGCGGACATACGTGTCTAACCGCATCGCGGAGACAACAAGCAACGTGCCTGCCTCTCATTGGAACCACGTTCAATCCGCAGACAACCCCGCAGACCCCGCGTCTCGTGGTGTTCTCCCATCTCAGTTGAACCATCAACTATGGTTCACGGGACCTGCTTGGCTCAGTAAAAATGAGTCTGAGTGGCCCAAGACTAACGTCGTATGCCACACCGACGAAGAACGTCGCAAGCATGTTCTTCTCACACAAACCAATGAACCTAAGAGCTTAGAGTTCATTGAGCGATTCTCATCGCTTCCAAGGATGCTACGCGTCATTTCGTATATGTTACGATTCGTAAATAAATGTCGTAAAGCCAATAGTCCTACGACTATACATGTCACAGTTCCTGAGACAAAACAAGCTCTCAGTCGAATTATATCACTTGTCCAAAGTGAATGCTTTTCTGAAGACATCTCGCGTCTTAAGGACGACGACAGATGTACAAAACGTCTTCAGAAACTGAAACCTTTCTTGGACGATGCCGGACTCCTCAGGGTCGGCGGCAGAATAAATCGGGCCAACGTACC AACTGAAGAAGGATCTACCAAGCCACCCTGCCAAGCGACCCCGAAAAGACACGACAATCATCACCACGACATGGAGCTCACGATCATAATCGACGGGATGGAAGTCACGCTAGCAGGACCATTCCACGTGGTCCAGAGCCTGCAAGTGACCATCACTTCATCAGGGCAGCGAACGGTCCGAGTCGTAACAGACAACTCCAGCAGTAGCCACGGCAATATTACCGCCGAGAAACAACCCGGTGTGGCACAGCAGACCACATGGATGCCTGTTGAAGAAGGCGCGGGTAGCCCCACCCAGCAATTTATAAATTAG